Proteins encoded together in one Pseudomonas sp. ADAK13 window:
- the phnH gene encoding phosphonate C-P lyase system protein PhnH, which produces MNAQRLQPAFVDPVLDAQRGFRGALKALAEPGLIQSLPAAPSLEGLAPATYALCLALLDTDTPLWLAPSFDTPLIRANLAFHCGCPLTTRREEAAFALLGEQDLLDLSGFDHGNDRYPDQSCTLLVQLTDLEAGRALNWHGPGIKTQRQVNLPVPQAFWLERQRRETFPRGLDVLFAAGHHLIGLPRSTRIAQERA; this is translated from the coding sequence ATGAATGCCCAACGCTTGCAACCGGCTTTTGTAGACCCGGTGCTGGACGCCCAGCGCGGTTTTCGCGGGGCCCTCAAGGCCCTCGCCGAGCCCGGTTTGATCCAGTCCCTGCCCGCTGCGCCCAGCCTTGAAGGCCTGGCACCGGCCACCTATGCACTGTGCCTGGCGTTGCTGGATACGGACACGCCGCTGTGGCTGGCGCCGAGTTTCGACACGCCGCTGATTCGCGCCAACCTGGCGTTCCATTGCGGCTGCCCGCTGACCACGCGCCGGGAAGAGGCCGCGTTCGCCTTGCTCGGTGAACAGGACCTGCTCGACCTCAGCGGCTTCGACCACGGCAACGATCGCTACCCCGATCAGTCCTGCACGTTGCTGGTTCAGTTGACCGACCTGGAAGCCGGTCGTGCCTTGAACTGGCACGGCCCGGGGATCAAGACCCAGCGTCAGGTCAACCTGCCGGTGCCCCAGGCCTTCTGGCTGGAGCGCCAGCGCCGCGAGACGTTTCCCCGTGGCCTGGACGTGTTGTTCGCCGCCGGCCATCACCTGATCGGCCTGCCCCGCAGTACCCGAATTGCACAGGAGCGTGCCTGA
- the phnG gene encoding phosphonate C-P lyase system protein PhnG yields MNLSPRQHWIGVLARAFRSELLPHEDALRDVDYQLIRAPEIGMTLVRGRMGGNGAPFNVGEMSVTRCVVRLADGRTGYSYLAGRDKVHAELAALADAHLQGAHPSLWLSDLIRSLANAQAERRAQKEADTAATKVEFFTLVRGEN; encoded by the coding sequence ATGAACCTGTCCCCGCGTCAACACTGGATCGGCGTGCTCGCCCGCGCCTTTCGCAGTGAATTGCTGCCCCATGAAGACGCTCTGCGCGACGTGGATTACCAACTGATCCGCGCCCCGGAAATCGGCATGACCCTGGTGCGCGGCCGCATGGGCGGCAATGGCGCGCCGTTCAACGTCGGCGAAATGAGCGTGACCCGCTGTGTGGTGCGCCTGGCTGACGGCCGCACCGGCTACAGCTATTTGGCCGGGCGCGACAAGGTCCATGCCGAACTGGCGGCCCTGGCAGATGCGCATTTGCAGGGCGCGCACCCGAGTCTCTGGCTCAGCGATCTGATCCGCTCACTGGCCAACGCGCAGGCCGAACGCCGGGCGCAAAAAGAGGCCGATACCGCCGCCACCAAGGTCGAGTTTTTCACCCTGGTTCGAGGAGAAAACTGA
- the phnF gene encoding phosphonate metabolism transcriptional regulator PhnF → MQLSRQDEPVYRELADILRRELSSYHAGDFLPGEVQLAERFGVNRHTLRRAIDELVFEGSLLRRQGKGTQVLDRPLIYPMGAETSYSQSLSAQGVGVEALLLKRRYCFASRDEAQQLGIAEMAPMIELQTLRKLDHQPVSLIRHRYCASHAPLLADYNGGSLRHYLRERDMPLTRTQSLIGARLPNRDEAALLLMPRHLPALTVFTLSRDRDGRPVELAQSTSRSDRFQYQVVT, encoded by the coding sequence ATGCAGTTGTCTAGACAAGATGAGCCGGTGTACCGCGAACTCGCCGATATCCTGCGCCGTGAACTGAGCAGCTATCACGCCGGCGACTTCCTGCCGGGCGAGGTGCAATTGGCCGAACGCTTTGGTGTGAACCGCCACACCCTGCGCCGCGCCATCGACGAGTTGGTGTTCGAAGGCAGCCTGTTGCGCCGCCAGGGCAAGGGCACGCAAGTGCTCGACCGCCCGCTGATTTACCCGATGGGCGCCGAGACCTCCTACAGCCAGTCGTTGTCGGCCCAGGGCGTAGGCGTGGAAGCGCTGTTGCTCAAGCGCCGTTACTGCTTCGCCAGTCGCGACGAGGCGCAACAACTGGGTATCGCCGAGATGGCGCCGATGATCGAGCTGCAAACCCTGCGCAAGCTCGACCACCAGCCGGTCAGCCTGATCCGCCACCGCTACTGCGCCAGCCATGCGCCGCTGCTGGCGGACTACAACGGTGGCTCGCTTCGCCACTACCTGCGTGAACGCGACATGCCGTTGACCCGCACCCAAAGCCTGATCGGCGCGCGGTTGCCCAACCGCGACGAAGCCGCGCTGCTGCTGATGCCCCGGCATTTGCCGGCGCTCACCGTATTTACCCTTTCCCGCGATCGCGACGGCCGCCCGGTGGAGCTGGCGCAGTCCACCAGCCGTTCGGATCGCTTCCAGTACCAAGTGGTGACCTGA
- the phnE gene encoding phosphonate ABC transporter, permease protein PhnE, whose amino-acid sequence MTTLHAEAVGKRTWPQYLGWGLFLVLLAWAWHGAEMNPLALYRDSGNMATFAADFFPPDFHEWRSYLKEMIVTVQIALWGTVLAIVCSVPLGILCAENITPWWIHQPLRRVMDAFRSINEMVFAMLFVVAVGLGPFAGVLALWISTTGVLAKLFAEAVEAIDPGPVEGVRATGASALQEVIYGVIPQVMPLWVSYALYRFEANVRSATVVGMVGAGGIGVILWENIRAFQFVQTCAVLLVIIVVVSCIDVLSQRLRKQFI is encoded by the coding sequence ATGACTACCTTGCATGCTGAAGCAGTGGGCAAAAGGACTTGGCCGCAATACCTGGGCTGGGGCCTGTTCCTGGTCCTGCTGGCCTGGGCCTGGCACGGCGCCGAAATGAACCCGCTGGCGCTGTACCGCGACTCCGGAAACATGGCGACCTTCGCCGCCGACTTCTTCCCGCCGGACTTCCACGAATGGCGCTCCTACCTCAAGGAGATGATCGTCACCGTGCAGATCGCCCTCTGGGGCACGGTGCTGGCGATTGTCTGCTCGGTGCCGCTGGGCATTCTGTGCGCTGAGAACATCACGCCCTGGTGGATTCACCAACCGTTGCGCCGGGTGATGGATGCGTTCCGGTCGATCAACGAAATGGTCTTCGCGATGTTGTTTGTGGTCGCGGTCGGCCTCGGTCCTTTTGCCGGTGTCCTGGCCTTGTGGATCAGCACCACGGGCGTCCTCGCCAAGCTGTTTGCCGAAGCCGTCGAAGCCATCGACCCCGGCCCCGTTGAAGGCGTCCGAGCCACCGGCGCCAGTGCCCTGCAAGAGGTGATCTACGGCGTGATCCCGCAAGTGATGCCGCTGTGGGTGTCCTACGCGCTCTACCGTTTCGAGGCCAACGTACGTTCGGCGACGGTGGTGGGGATGGTCGGTGCCGGCGGTATCGGCGTGATCCTGTGGGAGAACATCCGCGCCTTTCAGTTCGTGCAGACCTGCGCGGTGCTGCTGGTGATCATCGTGGTGGTGAGCTGTATCGACGTGCTGTCCCAACGCCTGCGCAAGCAGTTCATCTGA
- the phnD gene encoding phosphonate ABC transporter substrate-binding protein has translation MLNRIGHVFLSAVLLASVAMGNAQAADKAINFGIMSTESSQNLKSIWQPFLDDMHKKTGLTINATFASDYAGLIQGMRFNKVDVAWLGNKAAMEAVDRSNGEIFAQTAAANGAAGYWSVLIVRKDSPINNVDDMLKNAKNLTFGNGDPNSTSGYLVPGYYVFAKNHVDAATAFKRTLNSSHEVNALSVAKGQLDVATFNTESWDRLEVTQPDKAAMLKVIWKSPLIPADPMVWSKALSDSEKTKIRDFFANYGDTDEEKAVLKNMQLGKFLKSSDDQLLPIRQLELFKQRTTISADDHLEAADKAKKLADIDADLAKLQERITELDKKTAANG, from the coding sequence ATGTTGAACCGTATCGGTCATGTGTTTCTGTCCGCAGTCCTGCTAGCCAGCGTGGCCATGGGCAATGCCCAGGCCGCCGACAAGGCGATCAATTTCGGCATCATGTCCACCGAGTCTTCGCAGAACCTCAAGAGCATCTGGCAGCCATTTTTGGATGACATGCACAAGAAGACCGGCCTCACCATCAACGCCACCTTCGCCTCCGACTACGCCGGCCTCATCCAGGGCATGCGCTTCAACAAGGTCGACGTGGCCTGGCTGGGCAACAAGGCGGCGATGGAAGCGGTGGACCGCTCCAACGGCGAAATCTTCGCCCAGACCGCCGCCGCCAACGGTGCCGCCGGTTACTGGAGCGTGCTGATCGTGCGCAAGGACAGCCCGATCAACAACGTCGATGACATGCTCAAGAACGCCAAGAACCTGACCTTCGGCAACGGTGACCCGAACTCCACCTCGGGCTACCTGGTACCCGGCTACTACGTGTTCGCCAAGAACCACGTCGACGCTGCCACCGCCTTCAAACGCACCCTCAACTCCAGCCATGAAGTCAACGCACTGAGCGTGGCCAAAGGGCAGTTGGACGTCGCCACCTTCAACACTGAAAGCTGGGACCGCCTGGAAGTCACCCAGCCGGACAAGGCCGCCATGCTCAAAGTCATCTGGAAATCGCCGCTGATCCCGGCCGATCCGATGGTGTGGAGCAAGGCCCTGAGCGACAGCGAGAAGACGAAGATCCGCGATTTCTTCGCCAACTACGGTGACACCGACGAAGAGAAGGCCGTGCTGAAGAACATGCAACTGGGCAAGTTCCTCAAGTCCAGCGACGACCAGCTGTTGCCGATCCGCCAGCTGGAGCTGTTCAAGCAGCGCACCACCATCAGCGCCGACGACCACCTGGAAGCCGCCGACAAGGCCAAGAAACTCGCCGACATCGACGCCGACCTCGCGAAGCTCCAAGAGCGCATCACCGAACTGGACAAGAAGACCGCAGCCAACGGCTAA
- the phnC gene encoding phosphonate ABC transporter ATP-binding protein — translation MTPAIHVDHLNKTFAKKSALVDLELTVATGEMVALIGASGSGKSTLLRHLAGLACCDKSNGGSVKVLGREVQASGRLNGKVRRLRSDIGYIFQQFNLVNRLSVLDNVLLGCLGRMPRWRGNLGLFNAEEKQFAMESLACVGLADLAGQRASTLSGGQQQRVAIARALTQRAEVILADEPIASLDPESARKVMEILADINGRDGKTVVVTLHQVDYAMRYCPRAVALKGGRIHFDGHASELSSQFLNDLYGADVDTSLMFSDQTRTPVVPARLALARA, via the coding sequence ATGACTCCAGCTATCCATGTCGATCATCTGAACAAGACCTTTGCGAAGAAGTCCGCACTGGTCGACCTCGAACTCACCGTGGCCACCGGTGAGATGGTCGCGCTGATTGGCGCTTCCGGCTCCGGCAAGTCCACCTTGCTGCGCCACCTCGCGGGCCTGGCCTGTTGCGACAAGAGCAACGGCGGCAGCGTCAAGGTGCTGGGCCGGGAAGTGCAGGCCAGCGGCCGGTTGAATGGCAAGGTGCGGCGCCTGCGCTCCGACATCGGCTATATCTTCCAGCAGTTCAACCTGGTCAATCGCCTGAGTGTGCTCGACAACGTGCTGCTCGGTTGCCTGGGCCGCATGCCGCGCTGGCGCGGCAACCTCGGTTTGTTCAATGCCGAGGAAAAACAGTTCGCCATGGAATCCCTGGCCTGCGTCGGCCTGGCGGATCTCGCCGGACAACGTGCCTCTACTTTGTCCGGTGGTCAGCAACAACGCGTGGCGATCGCCCGGGCCCTGACCCAGCGCGCCGAAGTAATTCTGGCCGATGAACCCATCGCTTCGCTCGACCCGGAGTCGGCGCGCAAGGTTATGGAGATCCTCGCCGACATCAATGGCCGCGACGGCAAGACCGTGGTGGTCACCCTGCACCAGGTGGATTACGCCATGCGTTATTGCCCCCGAGCCGTGGCGCTCAAGGGCGGCCGGATTCATTTCGACGGCCACGCAAGTGAGCTGAGCAGCCAGTTCCTCAATGATTTGTACGGTGCCGATGTCGACACCAGCCTGATGTTTTCCGACCAGACCCGCACACCCGTCGTCCCCGCACGGTTGGCCCTGGCCCGCGCTTGA
- a CDS encoding NUDIX hydrolase, whose protein sequence is MGKDKACPVVLRTRQSLEILAFKHPLAGLQLVKGSVEPGESTDAAAIRELQEEAGITGKVIRDLGTWHSASTGHTWAFHQCQVAEELPDTWTHFAEDDGGHKFQFFWHPLASEPSEEWHQVFKDALEFLKPRLAEVSLQE, encoded by the coding sequence ATGGGAAAAGACAAGGCATGTCCGGTCGTTCTGCGAACCCGCCAATCCCTGGAAATCCTCGCCTTCAAACACCCACTGGCAGGCCTTCAACTGGTCAAGGGCAGCGTGGAGCCTGGCGAAAGTACAGACGCAGCTGCGATTCGGGAATTACAGGAAGAAGCCGGGATAACCGGCAAGGTGATACGTGACCTGGGCACTTGGCACTCAGCGTCCACGGGGCATACATGGGCCTTTCACCAATGCCAGGTCGCGGAAGAGCTGCCAGATACCTGGACACATTTTGCAGAGGATGATGGTGGCCACAAGTTCCAGTTCTTCTGGCATCCACTGGCGAGCGAACCGTCAGAAGAGTGGCATCAGGTGTTTAAAGATGCCCTGGAGTTTCTAAAGCCGCGTCTTGCCGAAGTATCGCTTCAGGAATAA
- a CDS encoding DUF6124 family protein: MYKVTPNPPETSGSKSEKTKLQDAALRAIDHYLKPAETKASTNQKKHFSLFTVSANVETEALLSNAYETLQSANAMALDLSENIDGKDRSLVLAMQQLLELGLLLVDRALDRECPVA; this comes from the coding sequence ATGTACAAAGTCACGCCCAATCCGCCAGAAACGTCTGGCTCCAAGTCTGAAAAAACCAAGCTTCAGGACGCCGCCCTGCGGGCTATCGATCACTACCTGAAACCCGCCGAAACCAAAGCGTCCACCAATCAAAAAAAACACTTCAGTCTGTTCACCGTATCAGCCAACGTTGAAACGGAAGCACTGCTGAGCAACGCCTACGAAACACTCCAGTCTGCCAATGCAATGGCGTTGGACCTTTCCGAAAACATTGATGGCAAAGACCGCAGCCTGGTATTGGCGATGCAACAACTGCTGGAGTTGGGATTGTTGTTGGTGGATAGAGCGCTGGATCGAGAGTGCCCGGTGGCCTGA
- a CDS encoding LysR family transcriptional regulator: MNRLESMSIFVAVVDAGSLTAAARRLDMPLASVSRKVAELEKHLKTRLLHRTTRQLSLTDAGASYLDACRRILEDIGEAERAATGEYSQPRGELVVTAPVVFGRLHLVPVVAEFLAQYPEIDINLILTDRVVHLMEEHCDVAVRIGELPDSSLKAMQVGTVRRVVCASPAYLAGRGVPAEPQDLAGHDCITFEVLASQGAWGFGAGKTGLSVPVHSRLSVNTAEAAIAAATLGVGVIRVLSYQVADALREEALAVVLEAFESAPLPISLVHKGQSPLPLKLRAFLDFVMPRLRARTAQ, translated from the coding sequence ATGAACCGCCTTGAATCCATGTCCATCTTCGTTGCCGTGGTTGATGCGGGCAGCCTGACCGCTGCGGCGCGGCGCCTCGACATGCCGCTGGCCAGCGTCAGCCGCAAGGTGGCCGAACTGGAAAAGCACCTGAAGACCCGCCTGCTGCACCGCACCACGCGCCAGCTGTCGTTGACCGATGCCGGCGCCTCCTACCTCGACGCGTGCCGGCGCATTCTTGAAGACATCGGCGAGGCCGAGCGCGCGGCCACTGGCGAATATTCCCAGCCTCGGGGCGAACTGGTCGTCACTGCACCGGTGGTCTTCGGGCGGCTGCACCTCGTGCCGGTGGTGGCGGAATTCCTGGCGCAGTACCCGGAGATCGACATCAACCTGATCCTCACCGACCGGGTTGTGCACCTGATGGAAGAGCATTGCGATGTGGCGGTACGCATTGGCGAGTTGCCCGACAGCTCGCTGAAGGCTATGCAGGTCGGCACGGTGCGGCGGGTAGTGTGTGCCAGTCCGGCGTACCTGGCCGGTCGCGGTGTACCAGCCGAACCCCAGGACTTGGCGGGACATGACTGCATCACCTTCGAAGTGCTGGCGTCGCAAGGGGCGTGGGGATTTGGCGCGGGTAAAACCGGGCTCTCGGTACCGGTGCATTCGCGGTTGTCGGTGAACACCGCAGAAGCGGCGATTGCGGCGGCGACGTTGGGGGTTGGGGTGATTCGGGTGTTGTCGTATCAGGTGGCGGATGCGCTGCGGGAAGAGGCGTTGGCGGTGGTGCTTGAGGCGTTCGAGTCGGCGCCGCTGCCCATTAGCCTGGTGCACAAAGGGCAGTCGCCGTTGCCGCTGAAGTTGCGCGCGTTTCTGGATTTTGTGATGCCAAGGCTGCGGGCGCGCACCGCCCAATAA
- a CDS encoding MFS transporter codes for MTSQPSTAPAVPPRGKIIMMAVIAGAVITNIYCTQPILPLIASDLGVDVTTVDLVAGSALLGFATGLALLLPMGDRFDRRKLVLGQIALAFCFALAAAFSPGIWALVAASFGLGIVSCVPQQLVPFAAVMSQPHERGRNVGTVVSGIMVGILLGRTIAGVVGEAYGWRAVYAMEAAFMIPVWIAAARLLPRGVPSTNLSYPRLLASLWPLMRDNSPIRQSMMVQALLWACFNAFWVNLAALLAHGPWQLGSAWAGGFGIIGAAGALAASLGGRASDRLGSRKVIGASIGIVTLAFLLLAGAQTSIILLVLGVIVLDIGVQSGLVSNQTRAFAVDPKAQGRINSLYMTATFFGGAVGATVSGWLMARLGWMGIVEFGVMLGVIAGVIHWISGAGQAEYQQQ; via the coding sequence ATGACATCCCAACCTTCCACAGCGCCTGCGGTTCCGCCGCGCGGCAAGATCATCATGATGGCGGTGATCGCCGGCGCGGTGATCACCAATATTTACTGTACCCAGCCGATTTTGCCGTTGATTGCCTCGGACCTCGGCGTGGACGTGACCACCGTCGACCTGGTGGCCGGTTCCGCCCTGCTGGGGTTTGCCACCGGTCTCGCGTTGCTGTTGCCGATGGGCGACCGCTTTGACCGGCGCAAACTGGTGCTGGGGCAAATCGCGCTGGCGTTCTGTTTCGCCCTGGCGGCGGCGTTTTCACCGGGTATCTGGGCGCTGGTCGCGGCGTCATTTGGCTTGGGGATTGTGAGCTGTGTGCCGCAGCAACTGGTGCCGTTCGCGGCGGTGATGTCGCAGCCTCATGAACGTGGGCGCAACGTGGGAACGGTGGTCAGCGGGATCATGGTCGGCATTCTGCTCGGGCGCACGATCGCCGGCGTGGTCGGTGAGGCTTATGGCTGGCGGGCGGTGTACGCGATGGAAGCGGCCTTCATGATCCCGGTGTGGATCGCCGCTGCCAGGTTGCTGCCACGGGGCGTACCGAGCACGAACCTGTCCTACCCTCGTCTGCTGGCTTCGCTGTGGCCGCTGATGCGCGACAACAGCCCGATCCGCCAATCAATGATGGTGCAGGCGTTGTTGTGGGCTTGCTTCAATGCGTTCTGGGTGAACCTGGCGGCGTTGCTGGCCCACGGGCCGTGGCAGCTGGGCAGCGCGTGGGCCGGCGGTTTCGGGATCATCGGTGCGGCGGGTGCGCTGGCGGCGTCACTGGGTGGACGGGCTTCCGACCGGTTGGGCTCACGCAAGGTGATTGGGGCGAGTATCGGGATTGTGACCTTGGCGTTCCTGCTGCTGGCGGGCGCGCAAACCTCGATTATCTTGCTGGTGCTGGGGGTGATCGTGCTGGATATCGGCGTGCAGTCGGGGTTGGTGTCGAATCAGACGCGGGCGTTTGCGGTGGATCCGAAAGCTCAGGGCCGCATCAATAGTTTGTACATGACGGCGACGTTTTTTGGCGGCGCGGTGGGGGCCACGGTCAGCGGCTGGTTGATGGCGCGGTTGGGCTGGATGGGGATTGTGGAGTTTGGGGTGATGCTGGGGGTGATTGCGGGGGTGATCCATTGGATCAGTGGCGCAGGCCAGGCCGAATATCAACAACAGTAG
- the ccmI gene encoding c-type cytochrome biogenesis protein CcmI encodes MIDFWLAAGLLLLIALSFLLIPVLRGRRAQREEDRTALNVALYQERVAELQTQQSEGVLDAAQLDSGRAEAARELLADTEGVEKPRESRLGKPLPFLAAFLVPVLGVALYLHYGASDKVELTREFSQPPVSMEDMTRRLERAAAAQPDSPEGLYFLGRAYMAQDRSADAAKVFERTVALAGRQPELLGQWAQAQYFADNKQWSPKVQALTDEALKLDPKEVTSLGLLGIAAFEGQRYQEAIDYWNRLLAQLPPEDNSRAALQGGIDRAAEKLKESGGTVAPVKAQKQMQVRVDLAADVKAKALPTDSVFIFARAVKGPPAPLAAKRVTVADLPITVELGDADAMMPQLKLSNFPEVQLVARISRAGVPTAGEWIGRSQPLASSTTALQQLTIDSPDK; translated from the coding sequence ATGATTGATTTCTGGCTCGCAGCCGGTCTGCTGCTTCTGATTGCCTTGAGTTTCCTGTTGATCCCGGTGTTACGCGGCCGTCGTGCCCAGCGTGAAGAGGATCGCACCGCGCTGAACGTGGCGCTGTATCAAGAACGTGTGGCGGAACTGCAAACCCAGCAGTCCGAAGGCGTGCTGGATGCCGCCCAACTGGACAGCGGTCGTGCTGAAGCGGCCCGTGAGCTGTTGGCGGACACCGAAGGGGTGGAAAAGCCTCGGGAGTCGCGCCTCGGCAAACCGCTGCCGTTTCTGGCTGCGTTTCTGGTGCCGGTATTGGGCGTGGCGCTGTACCTGCATTATGGCGCCAGCGACAAGGTCGAACTGACCCGCGAATTCTCCCAACCGCCGGTGTCCATGGAAGACATGACCCGCCGTCTGGAGCGCGCCGCAGCGGCCCAACCGGACTCGCCGGAAGGCCTGTACTTCCTCGGCCGTGCCTACATGGCCCAGGACCGCTCGGCCGACGCAGCGAAAGTCTTCGAACGCACCGTGGCCCTGGCCGGTCGCCAGCCGGAGTTGCTCGGGCAGTGGGCCCAGGCCCAGTACTTTGCCGACAACAAACAGTGGTCGCCCAAGGTCCAGGCCTTGACCGACGAAGCCCTGAAACTCGACCCGAAAGAAGTCACCAGCCTCGGCCTGCTGGGTATCGCGGCCTTTGAAGGCCAGCGGTACCAGGAAGCGATCGACTACTGGAACCGCCTGCTGGCGCAACTGCCGCCGGAAGACAACTCCCGCGCCGCGCTGCAAGGCGGGATCGACCGGGCTGCCGAGAAGCTCAAAGAGAGCGGCGGTACCGTGGCACCCGTGAAGGCGCAAAAGCAGATGCAAGTGCGCGTGGACCTGGCGGCGGACGTGAAGGCCAAGGCCTTGCCGACCGACAGCGTGTTCATCTTCGCCCGCGCCGTCAAAGGCCCGCCGGCGCCGCTGGCAGCCAAGCGCGTGACCGTGGCCGACCTGCCAATCACCGTCGAACTGGGCGATGCCGACGCGATGATGCCGCAGTTGAAACTGTCCAACTTTCCCGAAGTCCAACTGGTTGCGCGCATATCCCGGGCAGGTGTTCCCACCGCTGGCGAGTGGATCGGCCGCAGCCAACCCTTGGCCAGCAGCACTACTGCGTTGCAGCAGCTGACCATCGACAGTCCGGATAAATAA
- a CDS encoding cytochrome c-type biogenesis protein, with the protein MKRWLAAAVLGLSMVGVAHAAIDTYEFAKDGDRERFRELTKELRCPKCQNQDIADSNAPIAADLRKEIFRMLGEGKDNQQIIDFMVDRYGDFVRYKPALTGKTALLWFGPAGLLLAGVVVMAVIVRRRRVAPADGSDSLSVDERQRLDQLLDKKTDD; encoded by the coding sequence ATGAAGCGTTGGTTAGCCGCCGCTGTATTGGGCTTGAGCATGGTCGGCGTGGCTCACGCCGCCATCGACACCTACGAATTTGCCAAGGACGGGGACCGCGAGCGTTTTCGCGAACTGACCAAGGAACTGCGCTGCCCCAAGTGCCAGAACCAGGACATCGCCGACTCCAACGCGCCGATTGCTGCTGACCTGCGCAAAGAGATTTTCCGCATGCTCGGCGAGGGCAAGGACAATCAGCAGATCATTGACTTCATGGTCGACCGCTACGGTGACTTCGTGCGCTACAAGCCGGCGCTCACCGGCAAGACCGCGCTGCTGTGGTTCGGCCCCGCCGGGCTGTTGCTCGCTGGCGTGGTGGTGATGGCGGTGATTGTGCGCCGCCGTCGTGTCGCCCCGGCCGATGGCTCGGACTCGCTTTCCGTCGATGAGCGTCAACGCCTCGACCAACTGCTGGACAAAAAAACTGATGATTGA
- a CDS encoding DsbE family thiol:disulfide interchange protein, with translation MKRWLMVLPLAAFLVVAVFLYRGLYLDPAELPSAMIGKPFPAFSLPTVQGDKTLTQADLQGKPALVNVWGTWCISCRVEHPVLNKLAENGVVIYGINYKDDNAAALKWLAEFHNPYQLDIRDEDGNLGLNLGVYGAPETFFIDAKGVIRDKYVGVIDEVVWREQLAAKYQALVDEAKP, from the coding sequence ATGAAGCGTTGGTTGATGGTGTTACCGCTGGCGGCGTTCCTGGTGGTGGCGGTGTTTCTGTATCGCGGGCTGTACCTGGACCCGGCCGAGCTGCCCTCGGCGATGATCGGCAAGCCGTTCCCGGCGTTCTCGCTGCCGACCGTACAGGGCGACAAAACCCTGACCCAAGCGGATTTGCAGGGCAAACCGGCGCTGGTCAACGTGTGGGGCACCTGGTGCATTTCCTGCCGTGTCGAGCACCCGGTGCTGAACAAGCTGGCCGAGAACGGCGTGGTGATCTACGGCATCAACTACAAGGACGACAACGCTGCCGCCTTGAAGTGGCTGGCAGAATTCCACAACCCGTACCAGCTGGATATCCGCGACGAAGACGGCAACCTCGGCCTGAACCTCGGCGTGTACGGCGCCCCGGAAACCTTCTTCATCGACGCCAAGGGCGTGATCCGCGACAAGTACGTGGGCGTGATCGACGAAGTGGTGTGGCGCGAGCAACTGGCCGCCAAGTACCAGGCGCTGGTGGATGAGGCCAAGCCATGA